One Peterkaempfera bronchialis DNA window includes the following coding sequences:
- the folP gene encoding dihydropteroate synthase has translation MSTPAAPALPGLTPLDRCAVMGVVNVTPDSFSDGGRWLDPAAAVAHGLNLVAQGADLVDVGGESTRPGAVRVTEEEELRRVIPVIRELAAAGAVISVDTMRAAVAEQAVAAGAAIVNDVSGGLADARMARVAAETGVPFVVMHWRGHSTDMNRLAVYDDVVGEVVKELQRRMEAVVAAGVRPEQVIIDPGLGFAKDAAHDWALLGGLDAVLSLGRPVLVAASRKRFLGALLADPATGEPRPARQRDDATAAVSALSAQAGAWAVRVHDVRATADAVRVVAAWQQAAE, from the coding sequence ATGAGCACTCCCGCCGCCCCGGCACTGCCCGGCCTGACCCCGCTGGACCGCTGCGCCGTGATGGGTGTCGTCAATGTCACCCCGGACTCCTTCTCCGACGGCGGACGGTGGCTGGATCCCGCCGCCGCAGTGGCGCACGGGCTCAACCTGGTGGCACAGGGTGCCGACCTGGTCGACGTCGGCGGCGAGTCCACCCGGCCGGGCGCGGTCCGGGTCACCGAGGAGGAGGAGCTGCGCCGGGTGATCCCGGTGATCCGCGAGCTGGCCGCAGCCGGTGCCGTGATCAGCGTCGACACCATGCGGGCGGCCGTGGCCGAGCAGGCGGTGGCGGCGGGCGCCGCGATCGTCAACGACGTCTCCGGCGGCCTGGCCGACGCCCGGATGGCCCGGGTCGCCGCGGAGACCGGTGTGCCGTTCGTGGTGATGCACTGGCGCGGGCACTCGACCGACATGAACCGGCTCGCCGTCTATGACGATGTGGTGGGCGAGGTGGTGAAGGAGCTTCAGCGCCGGATGGAGGCCGTGGTGGCGGCGGGGGTGCGGCCCGAGCAGGTGATCATCGACCCCGGGCTGGGGTTCGCCAAGGACGCCGCGCACGACTGGGCGCTGCTGGGCGGTCTGGACGCGGTCCTCTCGCTGGGGCGGCCGGTCCTGGTCGCGGCCTCCCGCAAGCGGTTCCTGGGCGCGCTGCTGGCCGACCCGGCCACCGGTGAGCCCCGCCCGGCGCGGCAGCGGGACGACGCCACCGCCGCCGTGTCGGCGCTCTCCGCGCAGGCCGGCGCCTGGGCGGTGCGGGTGCACGACGTCCGGGCCACCGCCGACGCCGTCCGGGTGGTCGCCGCCTGGCAGCAGGCCGCGGAGTGA
- a CDS encoding nuclear transport factor 2 family protein, with protein sequence MTAPGRDAEAADREAVLAANTALYESLERGDADALTEVWLSGADADDAGGVVCVHPGWPMLRGRARVLRSYMLIMANTEYIQFFLTDVEVELVGDVALVTCTENILSSGEAEQEGELGPLVGGKVIASNLFRRTADGWRLWSHHGSPVLTSGDEEDED encoded by the coding sequence GTGACCGCGCCCGGCCGGGACGCGGAGGCGGCGGACCGGGAGGCGGTACTGGCCGCCAACACCGCGCTGTACGAGTCGCTGGAGCGCGGCGACGCCGATGCGCTCACCGAGGTCTGGCTCTCCGGGGCGGACGCCGACGACGCCGGCGGGGTGGTCTGCGTGCACCCCGGGTGGCCGATGCTGCGCGGCCGGGCCCGGGTGCTGCGCTCCTACATGCTGATCATGGCCAACACCGAGTACATCCAGTTCTTCCTCACCGATGTGGAGGTGGAACTGGTCGGGGATGTGGCACTTGTCACCTGTACGGAGAACATCCTCTCCAGCGGCGAGGCCGAGCAGGAGGGCGAGCTGGGTCCGCTGGTCGGCGGGAAGGTCATCGCCAGCAACCTCTTCCGGCGCACCGCCGACGGCTGGCGGCTCTGGTCGCACCATGGTTCACCGGTCCTGACCAGCGGTGACGAGGAGGACGAGGACTGA
- the folB gene encoding dihydroneopterin aldolase encodes MDRVALRGLRARGHHGVFEREREEGQTFVVDVVLHMDTRPAAESDDLTRTAHYGIVAEEVTAIVSGDPVDLIETLAQRIADQCLKHDPVQEVEVTVHKPDAPITVPFDDVTITIHRSRV; translated from the coding sequence CTGGACCGTGTCGCACTGCGCGGCCTGCGTGCCCGCGGCCACCACGGCGTCTTCGAGCGGGAGCGCGAAGAGGGGCAGACCTTCGTCGTGGACGTCGTGCTCCACATGGACACCCGTCCGGCGGCCGAGAGCGACGATCTGACCCGTACGGCGCACTACGGGATCGTCGCGGAGGAGGTCACCGCCATCGTCTCCGGCGACCCGGTGGACCTGATCGAGACCCTGGCGCAGCGCATCGCCGACCAGTGCCTGAAGCACGACCCGGTGCAGGAGGTGGAGGTGACCGTGCACAAGCCGGACGCCCCGATCACCGTGCCGTTCGACGACGTGACCATCACCATCCACCGGAGCCGCGTGTGA
- the folK gene encoding 2-amino-4-hydroxy-6-hydroxymethyldihydropteridine diphosphokinase → MSSDPTTSPVPLDVEHTVDSADSTLHNPQRAVIALGSNLGNRLETLQGAVDALEDTPGVRVTAVSPVYETEAVGGPAGQPSYFNAVVVLRTTLGPGSLLERANAVEDAFSRTREVRWGPRTLDVDIVAYDGVVSDTAELTLPHPRAHERAFVLAPWNDAEPEAELPGRGPVAALLKEVDTEGVRRRDDLDLRLPE, encoded by the coding sequence ATGAGCAGCGACCCGACGACCTCGCCGGTACCGCTCGACGTCGAGCACACCGTCGACTCCGCGGACAGTACCCTGCACAACCCTCAGCGGGCCGTGATCGCCCTGGGCAGCAACCTGGGCAACCGCCTGGAGACGTTGCAGGGCGCGGTGGACGCCCTGGAGGACACCCCGGGTGTCCGGGTGACGGCCGTCTCGCCGGTCTACGAGACCGAGGCGGTGGGCGGCCCGGCGGGCCAGCCCAGCTACTTCAACGCCGTGGTCGTGCTGCGCACCACGCTGGGCCCCGGCTCGTTGCTGGAGCGGGCCAATGCGGTGGAGGACGCCTTCAGCCGCACCCGCGAGGTCCGCTGGGGCCCGCGCACGCTGGACGTCGACATCGTCGCCTACGACGGGGTGGTCTCCGACACCGCAGAGCTGACCCTGCCGCACCCGCGCGCCCATGAGCGGGCCTTTGTGCTGGCCCCGTGGAACGACGCCGAGCCCGAGGCGGAGCTGCCCGGCCGGGGTCCGGTGGCGGCGCTGCTCAAGGAGGTCGACACGGAGGGTGTGCGGCGCCGCGACGACCTGGACCTGAGGCTTCCGGAGTAG
- a CDS encoding DUF3180 domain-containing protein gives MKPLRPALLVGIAVVSGVLSWAGAKLWDSLGDLPGVPAAAPVVLAVVAVVLLAAAVSIRARLRAQRDREPDAKGVDPLSAARAVVLGQASALVAALAVGVYGGAGVFLLSQLDQPARKAQAVTAGFTVLAGIAVIAAALWLQHICRLPEDHDDDPTAPAAR, from the coding sequence GTGAAGCCGCTTCGCCCTGCCCTGCTGGTCGGTATCGCCGTGGTCTCCGGAGTGCTCTCCTGGGCGGGCGCCAAGCTCTGGGACTCCCTCGGTGACCTGCCGGGCGTGCCCGCCGCCGCCCCGGTGGTGCTCGCCGTGGTCGCGGTGGTGCTGCTGGCCGCCGCGGTCTCGATCCGGGCCCGGCTGCGGGCCCAGCGGGACCGCGAGCCGGACGCCAAGGGCGTGGACCCGCTGAGCGCGGCCCGCGCCGTGGTCCTGGGCCAGGCCAGTGCCCTGGTCGCCGCGCTGGCGGTGGGCGTCTACGGCGGCGCCGGGGTCTTCCTGCTCTCCCAGCTCGACCAGCCGGCCCGCAAGGCCCAGGCGGTCACAGCCGGCTTCACCGTACTGGCGGGCATCGCCGTGATCGCCGCAGCGCTCTGGTTGCAGCACATCTGCCGCCTCCCCGAGGACCACGACGACGACCCCACCGCCCCAGCCGCCCGCTGA
- a CDS encoding NADH-quinone oxidoreductase subunit D yields MRETTVGIGSGAENVTEFGTSDMVLNIGPQHPSTHGVLRLKLVLDGERIVAAEPVIGYMHRGAEKLFEARDYRQIIMLANRHDWLSAFANELGVVLSVERMLGMEVPERAVWARTLLAELNRVLNHLMFLGSYPLELGGITPVFYAFESRETLQHVMEEASGGRMHYMFNRVGGLKEDLPAGWLGRVRAAVAQVRSQMHRIDDLVLGNEIFRGRTAGVGVLAPELVHAYGVSGPIARASGVDFDLRRDEPYLAYGELGDVLRVAVREEGDCLARFECLLEQTHNSLDLADACLDRLAGLPPGPVNQRLPKVLKAPEGHTYTWTENPLGVNGYYLVSRGDKTPWRLKLRSASYNNIQALTELLPGTLVADMVAILGSMFFVVGDIDK; encoded by the coding sequence ATGAGGGAGACCACGGTCGGCATCGGCTCCGGTGCGGAGAACGTCACCGAGTTCGGCACCAGCGACATGGTGCTCAACATCGGCCCGCAGCACCCGTCCACGCACGGGGTGCTGCGGCTGAAGCTGGTGCTGGACGGTGAGCGGATCGTGGCCGCCGAGCCGGTGATCGGCTATATGCACCGGGGCGCGGAGAAGCTCTTCGAGGCCCGCGACTACCGGCAGATCATCATGCTCGCCAACCGGCACGACTGGCTGTCGGCGTTCGCCAACGAGCTGGGCGTGGTGCTGTCGGTGGAGCGGATGCTCGGCATGGAGGTGCCCGAGCGCGCGGTCTGGGCGCGGACCCTGCTGGCCGAGCTGAACCGGGTGCTCAACCACCTGATGTTCCTCGGCTCGTACCCGCTGGAGCTGGGCGGCATCACCCCCGTCTTCTACGCCTTCGAGAGCCGCGAGACGCTCCAGCACGTCATGGAGGAGGCGTCCGGCGGGCGCATGCACTACATGTTCAACCGGGTCGGCGGCCTCAAGGAGGACCTGCCGGCCGGTTGGCTCGGCCGGGTCCGGGCGGCGGTCGCCCAGGTGCGCTCGCAGATGCACCGCATCGACGACCTGGTGCTGGGCAATGAGATCTTCCGGGGCCGCACGGCCGGTGTCGGCGTGCTGGCGCCCGAGCTGGTGCACGCGTACGGGGTGAGCGGGCCGATCGCCCGCGCCTCCGGGGTCGACTTCGACCTGCGGCGCGACGAGCCGTACCTGGCGTACGGGGAGCTGGGCGACGTGCTGCGGGTGGCCGTCCGGGAGGAGGGCGACTGCCTGGCCCGCTTCGAGTGCCTGCTGGAGCAGACCCACAACTCCCTCGACCTGGCCGACGCCTGCCTGGACCGGCTCGCCGGACTGCCCCCGGGGCCCGTGAACCAGCGGCTGCCCAAGGTGCTCAAGGCCCCCGAGGGCCACACCTACACCTGGACCGAGAACCCGCTCGGCGTCAACGGCTACTACCTGGTCTCGCGCGGCGACAAGACGCCGTGGCGGCTCAAGCTGCGGTCCGCCTCGTACAACAACATCCAGGCGCTCACCGAACTGCTGCCGGGCACGCTGGTCGCCGACATGGTGGCGATCCTCGGGTCGATGTTCTTCGTCGTGGGCGACATCGACAAGTAG
- a CDS encoding SAM-dependent methyltransferase produces the protein MSWTGWREATQRALYGEGGFYRRPEGPAGHFRTSVHASARFAEAVARLLAEVDEELGRPAEVALVDVGAGRGELLRGVLAAVRRDRPALAARLRPHGVEVADRPAGLPAEVAWSTALPQGVSGLLFANEWLDNVPLDIAEVDGDGVLRLVEVDPATGAERLAGPPAGPDAAWAARWWPDAAEPGHRVELGGPRDAAWASAVASLERGAAVAVDYAHGAWDRPPFGTLAGFRDGREVCPVPDGRCDVTAHVALDACAAAGTGAGTGAGVVHSLWTTQREALRALGVGGARPPLALASTDPAGYLRALSGAGEGAELTDPAGLGGFGWLVQTVRMPVPGSLRRAREWQTCRS, from the coding sequence ATGAGCTGGACGGGTTGGCGGGAGGCCACGCAGCGGGCGCTGTACGGCGAGGGCGGCTTCTACCGCCGTCCGGAGGGGCCGGCCGGGCACTTCCGGACGTCGGTGCACGCCTCGGCGCGGTTCGCGGAGGCGGTGGCCCGGCTGCTGGCGGAGGTGGACGAGGAGCTGGGCCGACCGGCCGAGGTGGCCCTGGTGGACGTCGGGGCGGGCCGGGGCGAGCTGCTGCGCGGGGTACTGGCGGCGGTGCGGCGGGACCGCCCCGCGCTGGCGGCGCGGCTGCGGCCGCACGGGGTGGAGGTGGCGGACCGGCCGGCCGGGCTGCCGGCGGAGGTGGCGTGGTCCACGGCGCTGCCGCAGGGCGTCTCGGGGCTGCTCTTCGCCAATGAGTGGCTGGACAACGTGCCCCTGGACATCGCCGAGGTGGACGGCGACGGGGTGCTGCGCCTCGTGGAGGTGGACCCGGCGACCGGGGCCGAGCGGCTGGCCGGGCCGCCGGCCGGTCCTGACGCCGCCTGGGCGGCGCGGTGGTGGCCGGATGCGGCGGAGCCGGGCCACCGGGTGGAGCTGGGCGGCCCCCGTGACGCGGCGTGGGCCTCGGCGGTGGCCTCGCTGGAGCGCGGCGCCGCGGTGGCGGTGGACTATGCGCATGGGGCGTGGGACCGGCCGCCGTTCGGGACGCTGGCCGGGTTCCGCGATGGCCGCGAGGTGTGTCCCGTACCGGACGGCCGCTGCGATGTGACCGCCCATGTGGCACTGGACGCCTGCGCCGCCGCCGGTACGGGCGCGGGTACGGGCGCGGGCGTCGTCCACAGCCTGTGGACGACCCAGCGGGAGGCACTGCGGGCGCTGGGCGTCGGCGGGGCCCGGCCGCCGCTGGCGCTGGCCTCCACCGACCCCGCCGGGTACCTGCGGGCGCTGTCCGGGGCCGGGGAGGGCGCGGAACTCACCGACCCGGCGGGGCTGGGCGGCTTCGGCTGGCTGGTGCAGACGGTCCGCATGCCGGTACCGGGCAGCCTGCGGAGAGCCCGGGAGTGGCAGACTTGCCGGTCATGA
- a CDS encoding sensor histidine kinase, whose translation MQHLYSWLRRHPALVDSAWALLLLGSSVLFGESDDGGSSYLGRPWALIVLPLALLMAVRRRYPDAALLGGVAIGLTQVAAAWVPGFSDIALLVLAYTAAAFGSRWASRTALAVGLVAGPLALWRFGQSDPNVHQPGQTLLVSMLLSAPFVLCWALGRLTRIRRAYYGELEDRAARLERERDARAKVAVAAERARIARELHDVVAHNVSVMVVQADGAAYVLDASPEQAKEALATIASTGRQALDEMRRLLGVLRSADPGEGEYVPQPGVEQLPDLLEQVRGAGLPVDFTLEGSPRPLPRGVELTAYRIVQEALTNVRKHGGPDARADVHIRFGDGTVDVLVQDDGRGSAAELYERGGADGQGHGLIGMRERVGMVGGRLDAGPRPGGGFRIRAVLPLKTVTAA comes from the coding sequence GTGCAGCACCTCTACTCCTGGCTCCGCAGGCACCCCGCGCTGGTCGACAGCGCATGGGCGCTGCTGCTGCTGGGCTCCAGCGTGCTGTTCGGGGAGAGCGACGACGGCGGGTCCAGCTACCTCGGGCGTCCCTGGGCGCTGATCGTGCTGCCGCTGGCCCTGCTGATGGCCGTACGCCGCCGCTATCCGGACGCCGCGCTGCTCGGCGGGGTCGCCATCGGGCTGACGCAGGTGGCCGCCGCCTGGGTGCCCGGCTTCTCCGACATCGCGCTGCTGGTGCTGGCGTACACGGCCGCCGCCTTCGGCTCCCGCTGGGCCTCCCGGACGGCGTTGGCGGTCGGCCTGGTGGCGGGGCCGCTCGCCCTGTGGCGGTTCGGCCAGAGCGACCCCAATGTCCACCAGCCCGGCCAGACGCTGCTGGTCAGCATGCTGCTCTCGGCGCCGTTTGTGCTCTGCTGGGCGCTGGGCCGGCTCACCCGCATCCGCCGCGCCTACTACGGGGAGCTGGAGGACCGCGCCGCCCGGCTGGAGCGCGAGCGCGACGCCCGGGCCAAGGTGGCCGTCGCCGCCGAGCGCGCCCGGATCGCCCGCGAACTGCACGATGTGGTGGCGCACAACGTCTCGGTGATGGTGGTCCAGGCCGATGGCGCGGCCTATGTCCTGGACGCCTCGCCCGAGCAGGCCAAGGAGGCGCTGGCCACCATCGCCTCCACCGGGCGCCAGGCGCTGGACGAGATGCGGAGGCTGCTGGGGGTGCTGCGGTCGGCGGACCCGGGCGAGGGCGAGTATGTGCCGCAGCCCGGTGTGGAGCAGTTGCCGGATCTGCTGGAGCAGGTCCGGGGGGCGGGCCTGCCGGTGGACTTCACCCTGGAGGGCAGCCCGCGCCCGCTGCCGCGCGGGGTGGAGCTCACCGCGTACCGCATCGTCCAGGAGGCGCTCACCAATGTGCGCAAGCACGGCGGCCCGGACGCCCGCGCCGACGTCCACATCCGCTTCGGCGACGGGACCGTGGACGTGCTGGTCCAGGACGACGGCCGGGGCTCCGCAGCCGAGCTGTACGAGCGGGGCGGCGCCGACGGGCAGGGCCACGGCCTGATCGGCATGCGGGAGCGGGTCGGCATGGTGGGCGGCAGGCTGGACGCGGGGCCACGCCCCGGGGGCGGCTTCCGGATTCGCGCCGTCCTGCCGCTCAAGACCGTGACCGCCGCCTGA
- a CDS encoding response regulator, with amino-acid sequence MTIRVMLVDDQELLRTGFRMVLQSQGDIRIAAEAGDGFQALEVLEGGAEVDVILMDVRMPRMDGVEATSRICLDPGGHPRPNAPRVLILTTFDLDEYAFAALKAGASGFLLKDVPPPELVAAIRSVHGGDAVVAPTTTRRMIDRFADVLPGPHSPADAPALARLTEREREVFLLVAQGLSNGEIAARLTLSEATVKTHVGRILAKLGLRDRVQAVVLAYETGLVRAGGPV; translated from the coding sequence ATGACCATCCGTGTGATGCTCGTCGACGACCAGGAACTGCTCCGTACCGGCTTCCGCATGGTGCTGCAGTCGCAGGGCGACATCCGGATCGCCGCCGAGGCGGGCGACGGCTTCCAGGCCCTGGAGGTGCTGGAGGGCGGCGCCGAGGTGGATGTGATCCTGATGGATGTGCGGATGCCCCGGATGGACGGGGTCGAGGCCACCAGCCGGATCTGCCTGGACCCCGGCGGCCACCCACGGCCGAACGCGCCCCGGGTGCTGATACTGACCACCTTCGACCTGGACGAGTACGCCTTCGCCGCGCTCAAGGCCGGGGCCAGCGGCTTTCTGCTCAAGGACGTACCGCCGCCCGAACTGGTCGCCGCGATCCGCTCCGTGCACGGTGGCGACGCGGTGGTGGCCCCGACCACCACCCGCCGCATGATCGACCGCTTCGCCGATGTGCTGCCCGGCCCGCACAGCCCCGCCGACGCCCCCGCCCTGGCCCGGCTCACCGAGCGGGAGCGGGAGGTCTTCCTGCTGGTCGCGCAGGGCCTGTCCAACGGGGAGATCGCCGCCCGGCTGACCCTCTCCGAGGCCACGGTGAAGACCCATGTCGGCCGCATCCTCGCCAAGCTGGGGCTGCGCGACCGGGTGCAGGCCGTGGTACTCGCCTATGAGACCGGTCTGGTCCGGGCCGGCGGCCCCGTCTGA
- a CDS encoding threonine aldolase family protein, with product MDEERKRRAALLRGCAKVLSQGRPQTMRERLAELAGAGGELFGPDGVDGLDGLDGLDGLPDVYGDGPVARLEQRTAELLGFEDAVFFPTGTMAQQVVLRCWAERTGSRTVAMHPLAHPEVHERQAYSALSGLRSIWPTTAPRLPTAAEVRGLDEPFGTLMLELPLRDAGFVLPSWEGLCGAVDAAREREAVVHFDGARLWESPGHFGRTLAEVAGLADSVYVSFYKSLGGLSGAAVACSTEVAAQCRAWRHRYGGQLFQQWPAVLAALLGLERELPRLPEYVAHAKVVAAALSKAFSEAPGARVHPEPPHTHQFQLWLPHSAEALNAAGTQLAEETGRALFGGWRESLLPGLSMTEVTVAASALEWSPEEVAEAAAELLERLPR from the coding sequence ATGGACGAGGAGCGGAAGAGGCGGGCCGCGCTGCTGCGCGGCTGCGCCAAGGTGTTGTCGCAGGGACGGCCGCAGACCATGCGGGAGCGGCTGGCGGAGCTGGCGGGCGCGGGCGGCGAGCTGTTCGGCCCGGACGGCGTTGACGGTCTGGACGGTCTGGACGGCCTGGACGGTCTGCCGGACGTCTACGGCGACGGGCCGGTGGCCCGGCTGGAGCAGCGCACGGCGGAGCTGCTGGGCTTCGAGGACGCGGTCTTCTTCCCCACCGGCACCATGGCGCAGCAGGTGGTCCTGCGCTGCTGGGCGGAGCGCACCGGCAGCCGCACGGTGGCGATGCACCCGCTGGCCCACCCGGAGGTGCATGAGCGGCAGGCGTACTCGGCGCTGAGCGGGCTGCGCAGCATCTGGCCGACGACCGCGCCACGGCTGCCGACGGCGGCGGAGGTGCGGGGGCTGGACGAGCCGTTCGGGACGCTGATGCTGGAGCTGCCGCTGCGGGACGCCGGCTTTGTGCTGCCGTCCTGGGAGGGGCTGTGCGGGGCGGTGGACGCGGCGCGCGAGCGGGAGGCGGTGGTCCACTTCGACGGGGCGCGGCTGTGGGAGTCCCCCGGCCACTTCGGGCGGACGCTGGCCGAGGTGGCCGGGCTCGCGGACTCGGTCTATGTGTCGTTCTACAAGTCGCTGGGCGGCCTGTCGGGTGCGGCGGTCGCCTGCTCGACCGAGGTCGCCGCGCAGTGCCGGGCCTGGCGCCACCGCTACGGCGGCCAGCTGTTCCAGCAGTGGCCGGCGGTGCTGGCCGCGCTGCTGGGGCTGGAGCGGGAACTGCCCCGGCTGCCGGAGTACGTCGCGCACGCCAAGGTGGTCGCGGCGGCACTGTCCAAGGCGTTCTCCGAGGCGCCCGGGGCCAGGGTGCACCCGGAGCCGCCGCACACCCACCAGTTCCAGCTGTGGCTGCCGCACTCGGCCGAGGCGCTGAACGCGGCCGGGACGCAGCTGGCGGAGGAGACCGGGCGGGCGCTCTTCGGCGGCTGGCGGGAGTCGCTGCTGCCGGGGCTGTCGATGACCGAGGTGACGGTGGCGGCGAGCGCGCTGGAGTGGTCGCCCGAGGAGGTCGCCGAGGCTGCGGCGGAGCTGCTGGAGCGGCTGCCCCGGTGA
- a CDS encoding Rossmann-like and DUF2520 domain-containing protein produces MNQPDDGVNPAGLPDFEFGDPTDPGNRPARLAVGVVGTGRVGPALGAALQLAGHRVVAASGVSAASRRRAENLLPGVRLVTPPQVLAAADLVLLTVPDDALADLAAGLAATGAVRPGQILVHTSGAHGVAVLEPVLRVGALPLALHPAMTFTGTSVDVARLAGCPFGVTAPEELRPVAEALVVEMGGEPEWVPEEVRPLYHTALAHGANHLVTLVAQAQELLRAAGVAEPGRMLGPLLGAALDNALRSGDGALTGPVARGDAGTVRQHLDQLRRVSPQALEAYRAMARATADRALATGMLRADAAEALLGVLADDRKDA; encoded by the coding sequence GTGAACCAACCCGACGACGGGGTGAACCCCGCAGGGCTGCCCGATTTCGAGTTCGGCGACCCCACCGACCCCGGCAACCGGCCCGCCCGGCTGGCCGTGGGCGTGGTCGGCACCGGGCGGGTGGGCCCGGCGCTCGGTGCCGCGCTGCAACTCGCCGGCCACCGGGTGGTGGCCGCCTCCGGGGTCTCCGCCGCCTCCCGGCGCCGCGCCGAGAACCTGCTGCCCGGCGTCCGCCTGGTGACGCCCCCTCAGGTGCTGGCCGCCGCCGACCTGGTGCTGCTCACCGTCCCCGATGACGCGCTGGCCGACCTGGCGGCGGGCCTGGCCGCCACCGGCGCGGTGCGGCCCGGGCAGATCCTGGTGCACACCTCGGGCGCCCACGGGGTCGCCGTACTGGAGCCCGTCCTCCGGGTCGGCGCCCTGCCGCTGGCCCTGCACCCGGCGATGACCTTCACCGGCACCTCGGTGGACGTGGCCCGGCTGGCCGGCTGCCCGTTCGGAGTGACCGCCCCGGAGGAGCTGCGGCCGGTGGCCGAGGCGCTGGTGGTGGAGATGGGCGGCGAGCCCGAGTGGGTGCCGGAGGAGGTCCGGCCGCTCTACCACACGGCGCTCGCCCATGGCGCCAACCACCTGGTCACCCTGGTCGCCCAGGCCCAGGAGCTGCTGCGCGCCGCCGGGGTCGCCGAGCCCGGCCGGATGCTGGGCCCGCTGCTCGGCGCCGCCCTGGACAACGCCCTGCGCAGCGGCGACGGAGCGCTCACCGGCCCGGTGGCGCGCGGCGACGCGGGCACCGTACGGCAGCACCTTGACCAGCTGCGCCGGGTCTCGCCGCAGGCGCTGGAGGCGTACCGGGCGATGGCGCGGGCCACCGCCGACCGCGCGCTGGCCACCGGGATGCTCCGCGCGGACGCGGCGGAGGCGCTGCTCGGGGTGCTGGCCGACGACCGGAAGGACGCATGA
- the panC gene encoding pantoate--beta-alanine ligase, which yields MMAELLHTGRELRKRLAASDGERGVVMTMGALHRGHAALIRAARERVGAAGTVVVTVFVNPLQFGPGEDLDRYPRTLDADVELAEAAGADIVFAPAVEEVYPGGEPQVRIAAGPMGERYEGASRPGHFDGVCTVVAKLLHLIRPDLAWFGEKDAQQLAVIRRMAVDLNFPVEIVGVPTVRESDQVALSSRNRYLSAVERISARELSRALLTGAAAAPGGPAAVRRAARAVLDAAAEAAPPVVLDYLALIDPADFTEAADDHTGEAVLAVAARVGATRLIDNVRIHF from the coding sequence ATGATGGCGGAGCTGCTGCACACCGGCCGGGAGCTGCGGAAGCGGCTGGCGGCGAGTGACGGCGAGCGCGGCGTGGTGATGACCATGGGCGCCCTGCACCGGGGGCATGCCGCGCTGATCCGGGCCGCCCGGGAGCGGGTCGGCGCCGCCGGGACCGTGGTGGTCACCGTCTTCGTCAACCCGTTGCAGTTCGGCCCCGGCGAGGACCTGGACCGCTATCCGCGCACCCTGGACGCCGATGTGGAGCTCGCCGAGGCGGCGGGCGCCGACATCGTCTTCGCCCCCGCCGTCGAGGAGGTCTACCCGGGCGGCGAGCCGCAGGTGCGGATCGCGGCCGGTCCGATGGGGGAGCGGTACGAGGGCGCCTCCCGGCCCGGCCACTTCGACGGGGTGTGCACGGTGGTGGCCAAGCTGCTGCACCTCATCCGGCCCGATCTGGCCTGGTTCGGCGAGAAGGACGCCCAGCAACTGGCGGTGATCCGCCGGATGGCCGTCGACCTCAACTTCCCGGTGGAGATCGTCGGGGTGCCCACCGTCCGGGAGAGCGACCAGGTCGCGCTCTCCAGCCGCAACCGCTATCTGTCGGCCGTGGAGCGGATCTCCGCCCGCGAGCTGTCGCGGGCGCTGCTCACCGGCGCTGCGGCGGCGCCCGGAGGACCGGCCGCCGTCCGGCGGGCGGCCCGCGCGGTGCTGGACGCCGCCGCCGAGGCGGCACCCCCGGTGGTGCTGGACTACCTCGCGCTGATCGACCCCGCCGACTTCACCGAGGCGGCCGACGACCACACCGGGGAGGCCGTCCTGGCGGTCGCGGCCCGGGTGGGCGCCACCCGCCTGATCGACAACGTACGGATCCACTTCTAG